From Rhododendron vialii isolate Sample 1 chromosome 7a, ASM3025357v1:
CTCATGTAGGGAACCTTACCTTCCTCAGGACGATTGATCTCGGCAACAACAACTTCCATGGAACCATCCCGAATGAAATTGGAAGGTTGTTTCGACTTCAACAAGTTATTCTTCAGAATAATTCCTTTGAAGGCAAGCTACCTACCAATATCACTCGTTGGTCGAACATCAAAACAATAAATCTAAACAATAACCACCTAGGAGGCGAACTGCCTGTTGGGGTGAGCTCTCTGCCGAGTCTCACACGACTGGGACTTGCTCTAAACGATTTCAGAGGATCGATACCGGCCTCATTCGGAAATCTCTCTGGGCTGTCTGTGCTTTCTTTGATGCAGAACAAGCTAATCGGAAGCATTCCTTTCGAACTTGGACGACTTTTCGAATTACGTTTTCTTCAGCTGTCTTCGAACAAATTGACTGGTATGGTTCCTACCCAGCTTCACAACACGTCGTCACTCATAGTTGTTTCTCTATCCTTCAATCAATTGCATGGAACCCTCGCCCCAGATTTCGATTGGGCTCTTCCAAATCTAGAAGAAATTTTTGTCAGTAGAAACCATTTCTTTGGGCCTATTCCTTCATCGATAGGCAATTCTTCTAGACTTTTGAGATTCGATATTACATACAATGCAATTAACGGGCCCACACCGAAAAGTCTAGGAAACCTTAATGATCTTGAAATATTTGGGGCATCTGCCAATTCACTTGGAACTAATAGCGGGAATGAATTGCATAACATTATTAATACGTTGTCCAACTGTTCCAATCTACGAATTTTGGGTTTAGGTGCAAATAACTTTAGTGGTTTGTTGCCCCATTCCATCGCAAATCTCTCAAAATTTCTGATTTATTTGGATCTTCGAAAAAACTATATATCTAGAAGCATACCTGTTGGGATTGAGAACCTTCTGAACTTACAGCTTTTCTCAGTAGCGGATAACATGTTTAGCGGCAGTATTCCTGAATCCATTGGTAAACTCTCCAAGTTAGAACAAATTTGGATGAACAGAAATAAGCTCTCAGGAAAAATCCCATCCTCCATTGGAAACCTCAGCCAGCTAAGCATCCTTGCCATTGCAGAAAATAAGCTAGAGGAAAGGATACCTGATTCCTTGGGAAATTGTAAACATCTTCTAGCAATTGATCTCGAATCCAATAAACTCACCGGAATGATACCTCGACCAATCTTCGAGCTTTCATCCCTATCTATTGGTCTCTTCCTAGGTCGTAATCAGTTAACAGGACCGATACCAAAGCAAATCGGTAACTTGAGAAATCTTGGAACGTTGAACTTAtcagaaaataaattatcaGGAGGAATCCCAGAAACTCTTAGCAATTTCCAAGTGCTGGAATTCCTTTCTCTCGCGGGAAATTATTTTGAAGGTACTATTCCCGAATCCCTCAATCAACTGAAAGGTATTCAATTCCTAGATCTGTCTAGCAATAACTTGTCCGGACAAATTCCCAAGTTCTTAGGAGAGTTGAATTTACTTCAAAGTCTCAACCTCTCATACAATATGTTCGAAGGTGGAGTTCCAATTGACGGATTGTTCAAGAATATTAGTGCTTTTTCAGTTGTCGGAAATAGCAAGTTATGCGGAGGGGTTGAAGAACTGCGACTTCCAGCATGTCCAGCAAAAGTAttgcagaaaaagaaaggacCTCTCAAAAATAAAGTGATTATACCGGTAATCACTATGTCGTTTATTGTTGTGATCCTACTCTGTGTCGCAACAATAATTTTTCGAATCAGAAGGTCAAGACGAGAAATTTCTACGGCCTTACCTTTCCAAAGGGAGTACCCGAAACTCTCTTATGCAGAACTTCACCAAGCAACAAATGGATTCTCTTCCGACAACTTGATAGGTGAGGGAAAATATGGTTCTGTTTTCAAAGGGATTCTTGACTCTACTGGACAAACAATTGCTGTGAAGgtattgaaacttcaagaacgtgGAGGGAATAGGAGTTTCCAATCAGAATGTGAAGCACTCAAGAACATTCGCCATCGCAATCTCGTCAAGATAATCACATCTTGCTCAAGCATCGATTTTAAGCGCAATGATTTCAAGGCTTTAGTTTTCGAGTTCATGGAAAATGGGAACTTAGATAACTGGTTATACCCTGAATGTCTTCATGAGCAACAGGGAACTGCAAGCTTGAACTTTATTCAACGTTTAAACATTGCCATTGACGTTGGGTCTGCGTTGGATTATCTTCACTATAATTGCAAAGTAGCTATCATTCACCGCGACTTAAAGCCAAGCAACGTTCTTCTTGATGCTGATTTTTGTGCCCATGTGAGTGACTTTGGTCTCGCAAAGATTCTTTTACCAACCGCATGTAGATCAAACAATCAacaacaatcaagttcaactgGCATTGGAGGAACAGTTGGATATGTTGCTCCGGGTAATTGTCTATAACTTATTGCTCTATccatttaattaattagtttcatTTTTATCAGTCAATATTGTGGTGAAAACTAAGTACACAAGTTAACGTATAAATCAAACCTCTTAATGCAAAGATAATTTCCCATCCCTGTTTCTTCCGTGTTGTAAGACAACACAAGTTTAACTAACGGAGAAAACTCTAACAAACTTTTTTCCCATGGGCCCTCGTAACATTTCTTGATGTTGAAATGTAGGAGAAATTCTTTCAACAAAAGAAGGTAATCGCAGAATTTTTGTTATTGGTATCAATATCATTTATAActtctcttgtttctttttatGGTTTTGCTGCAGAATATGGTATGGGCGAAGAGATATCAGCACAAGGTGATATGTATAGCTACGGAGTGTTACTACTGGAAATGTTCATCGGAAAAAGACCAACTGATTGCATGTTCAGTGACACTCTTAGCCTCTCTGGTTACACAAAAAGGTTTCTTCCAAACAAGGTATTAGAGATCGTTGATCCCCAGATCATATTGGAAGAAGAAAGGCATCCAAATAGGACTAGGGAAACTATCACACCAAGCACTAATAAACTTGAAGTTTGCCTTGTCTCAGTCCTTCAAATTGGTGTTTTATGCTGTGCTGCACGGCCCAACGAGAGAATGAATGCTAGAGACGTCCTTGCGGAACTGCACAAGATTAGAAATGTATTTCTCGGGGCAAGGGAACAAGGGCGGCAACATGGTTAGGCCGAATGATTCTTAACTGTATCATGCGTGTAGGTTGTTTTGATGTCCTAGAAATATTTCTGCATCAGCCCCTCCTTGCTTTACTCTTCTGTATCAAACAAGCTAGTATGTGATGAAAGTGGTGTTTCATGGTATTGCCACTTTTCACTGTATGAAAGTGATGTTCCAGAAAATTTAGGGATCATGGTGCACTACCTCCAAGTGCTTGAAATCAAACACAGGATTTTTTCCCAATTGTTGCCAAGTGTCCCACCATGGAGTGCACTACACATGACTTCACTGCCATTTAGTCACACTAGCTACACCCACATAGCACTTTGGCATAGGAAAAAATCAGGTGCTTTGCTCAATAGTATTTGTTACGAAGTAACCGCAACATGgcaaatttttattgaacggtcaTTTTTGGGTACAAACAAAATATCTTATCAAGAAATTGTCAAATAGACTTGCTGTCAAATTTAACATGATATCTATGCCTAAGTTTTTGCTGGACTTGAGCAATTCAATTCTCTATTGCTATCAGTTCCACATGACCAACTCGAGTTGTTTGGTTAGATACCCTAAAGACGTCTTTAGCAACGTTCAGTGGTGGGTTTTCGATTCTATCACTCTATAATTCTAGGCTAGAAAACTAGAAGATAGATAATTTCCTTAGAATTTGTTTGAGATTGTCATTTGTCATACTGATTCAATTGAATGGACAAATCAGTAGAAGTGTTCCTTTCTTGACTTGACCTTTGTTTTGATTGATTAACAATCCATATTACAACAAAACTAGGAGAAAATGATGGGCCGGTCCTACTTTTGAAGTCTATAGCCCACCAAGTCTTTGTCGTTTAAGTGCAATGCCCTAGTAGGTTCTCTCCAAAATGGTTCACGCGcatctctcccctctctctccaccatgTACGCATTAATGCTCTCACACACACTCTTGCATTTAATGCATGCGCGCGTATCAGTCACTATTGCACAACCCCTCCATGGTAGGAGTACAATGCACTTTCAATGTTCACAAGTCTGACATGTATgtgcatatctctctctctctctctctctcacacacacacacccctttctattttaaattttaaaatgcttattatgtttattttatattttcaatttttatgaaaaaattatctTTGCAATCTGCTCGATGAAATGTATCAAACAAGTACCATATTGAATGTGAAATTatgtatataaaaaataataatgttaattactccctctgtcccacttTAAATGTTCCTTACAGGGtttcgtgcattttcaaactccaaaaaattatgtttttacatattattatatttttttacaccaaattaaagtaattaattttaaaaaataatatgtaaaaaTGAGATGGAGGGAGCATTGAAtgttaattatttaattaaaactgttaattataaataaattaatactgttaattataaatttaaacTGTTAATTGTTAGTtttaacactattaattattgattttaacattgttaattataaatttggactattaattttttaaaaatacaaatgtACAATAGATAACAAACTACTTAGTTTCATTTTATCCCCCaaactatgcacattttctctacttagtttctaaactatcaatttgacaATTTCATCCTCTCAATTATCATATTGttacctacttagtccaatagataacAAAAGTTAagaatttggacggaaaatgccATATAAGACCTGTTTGAGACCCTatagagcagatacttgattatgagagtcttagagataaaaattaattataactctataggataaaatgatcaaaaaataagacaGTCGCACCGTTTTAACAGATTCTAATACATGaaccttgtaaaaaaattaagtgttctaattttcaatctgtttgaaccgatgcgaaaatcttattttttcgattattttatcttaaagggtcataattaatttttatcccTAAAACTCTCATAAACAAGTATCTGTtttgaggataaaaaaaaaaaaagtatctgTTTTATAGGGTTCCAAATAGGACCTTACGTGACATTTTCTatccaaatttttaattttcgttatctattggactaaATAGGTAACTGTATGACAGTTGAGGAGATGAAAACATCAAATTGATAGCTTAGGGACTAAATAGTGAAAATGCACATAATTTaggggataaaaagaaaaaaaatactcccaccgtccatttttaagtgtcctgcttcgtaattctaacttattaaaaagacatcatcattatacctttcacatcaactttttccttcattttccctacttacccatcatcattacacttttactcacttactttttaaaatggaatctatttttaaggacaaaatagacaattcaccaacttttacccactaactttacaaaatggacacttattaagggacatcccaaaatgaaataccgaACTAtgaataagggacggagggagtattatataAGGATTAgcttcaaaataaaaaagagggagaAATGGAAAGGAGAGAAAAGCTTGGGAAGGAAAGAATGAATAGTCACATCACATGCTTATACTATCAACAAGAGGGAGAG
This genomic window contains:
- the LOC131332712 gene encoding putative receptor-like protein kinase At3g47110, with amino-acid sequence MATSSTTSLPMSNETDRQALLAIKNLVQGNAFRSWNHSVHFCKWEGVTCGRKHQRVTILDLSTRGLVGSLSPHVGNLTFLRTIDLGNNNFHGTIPNEIGRLFRLQQVILQNNSFEGKLPTNITRWSNIKTINLNNNHLGGELPVGVSSLPSLTRLGLALNDFRGSIPASFGNLSGLSVLSLMQNKLIGSIPFELGRLFELRFLQLSSNKLTGMVPTQLHNTSSLIVVSLSFNQLHGTLAPDFDWALPNLEEIFVSRNHFFGPIPSSIGNSSRLLRFDITYNAINGPTPKSLGNLNDLEIFGASANSLGTNSGNELHNIINTLSNCSNLRILGLGANNFSGLLPHSIANLSKFLIYLDLRKNYISRSIPVGIENLLNLQLFSVADNMFSGSIPESIGKLSKLEQIWMNRNKLSGKIPSSIGNLSQLSILAIAENKLEERIPDSLGNCKHLLAIDLESNKLTGMIPRPIFELSSLSIGLFLGRNQLTGPIPKQIGNLRNLGTLNLSENKLSGGIPETLSNFQVLEFLSLAGNYFEGTIPESLNQLKGIQFLDLSSNNLSGQIPKFLGELNLLQSLNLSYNMFEGGVPIDGLFKNISAFSVVGNSKLCGGVEELRLPACPAKVLQKKKGPLKNKVIIPVITMSFIVVILLCVATIIFRIRRSRREISTALPFQREYPKLSYAELHQATNGFSSDNLIGEGKYGSVFKGILDSTGQTIAVKVLKLQERGGNRSFQSECEALKNIRHRNLVKIITSCSSIDFKRNDFKALVFEFMENGNLDNWLYPECLHEQQGTASLNFIQRLNIAIDVGSALDYLHYNCKVAIIHRDLKPSNVLLDADFCAHVSDFGLAKILLPTACRSNNQQQSSSTGIGGTVGYVAPEYGMGEEISAQGDMYSYGVLLLEMFIGKRPTDCMFSDTLSLSGYTKRFLPNKVLEIVDPQIILEEERHPNRTRETITPSTNKLEVCLVSVLQIGVLCCAARPNERMNARDVLAELHKIRNVFLGAREQGRQHG